One part of the Thermoproteales archaeon genome encodes these proteins:
- the glpB gene encoding anaerobic glycerol-3-phosphate dehydrogenase subunit B — METDVLVIGKGIAGVVAAANLAKSGKKVSIIARGYGATALSSGCLDVLSYIPQVQGIAQPPLSGFKMLAITNNNHPYIIAGEGDAGKAEEIVSEAFANLPEEIKELYVGSLESNFYVITGFGTLKPTTFVQKPLEPAIIGDEPKKILLTGINGLLDFNPVMATSVAALDLKKRSLGHIKVKAAKVSVKGVEGIPTLTTSTIASVLGEEEAFNDFKSELSKIAKSEEPDVILLPSIFTTLELVKSIEELENACGCKIGEVAMAPPNAAGLRIQRVLNNICEKMGIKTYQIMNVTPVIKDGRVEKVIGEQTVLFGKTKELEFKADNFILATGDFISEGLVCEVDEELNRTFKESVFNLPLYIPSEYFATLDPFNPSGQPFSKIGVMVNSNMKPVDHHGKVVYDNLYAAGSILGYYDYRAEKSGMGVAITTAYKAAKSILGR, encoded by the coding sequence ATGGAAACCGATGTTCTTGTTATAGGTAAAGGTATCGCTGGCGTTGTTGCAGCAGCAAATTTAGCGAAATCTGGCAAAAAAGTGTCAATAATAGCTAGAGGATACGGTGCTACAGCTTTAAGCTCCGGGTGTCTAGACGTTTTATCATACATTCCACAGGTTCAAGGAATAGCCCAACCACCACTTTCAGGATTTAAAATGCTGGCAATAACCAATAATAATCATCCCTATATTATTGCTGGAGAAGGAGACGCGGGTAAAGCCGAAGAAATAGTTTCTGAAGCTTTTGCCAATCTACCAGAGGAAATTAAAGAATTATATGTTGGCTCGCTCGAAAGCAATTTCTATGTTATAACAGGTTTTGGCACTTTAAAACCAACAACATTTGTTCAGAAACCACTAGAGCCTGCTATTATAGGAGACGAACCTAAGAAAATATTATTAACAGGGATAAACGGTCTTTTAGATTTTAATCCTGTAATGGCAACTTCCGTGGCTGCTCTAGACTTGAAAAAAAGATCTCTAGGACATATAAAGGTGAAAGCCGCCAAAGTCTCAGTAAAAGGAGTTGAAGGAATACCTACATTAACAACATCTACGATAGCTTCCGTACTTGGGGAGGAGGAGGCCTTTAATGATTTCAAATCAGAATTGTCTAAAATAGCTAAAAGCGAAGAACCAGATGTTATATTATTACCATCTATATTCACTACACTCGAGCTTGTTAAGAGCATAGAAGAGCTCGAAAACGCTTGTGGATGTAAAATAGGAGAAGTAGCTATGGCTCCTCCAAACGCTGCTGGATTAAGAATCCAAAGAGTCTTAAATAATATTTGTGAAAAAATGGGAATTAAAACTTACCAAATTATGAATGTCACACCAGTCATAAAAGATGGTAGAGTTGAGAAAGTTATTGGCGAACAAACAGTTTTATTTGGCAAAACAAAAGAATTAGAATTTAAAGCCGATAACTTTATACTTGCTACTGGCGACTTCATCAGCGAAGGACTAGTATGCGAAGTTGACGAAGAATTAAACAGAACTTTCAAAGAATCAGTATTTAACCTGCCACTCTACATACCCAGCGAATACTTTGCTACTTTAGACCCCTTCAATCCATCTGGACAGCCATTCAGTAAGATAGGAGTAATGGTGAACAGCAATATGAAACCTGTCGATCACCATGGAAAGGTAGTTTACGATAATCTTTACGCGGCTGGCTCTATTTTAGGCTACTACGATTATAGAGCAGAGAAAAGCGGTATGGGTGTTGCAATAACGACAGCTTATAAAGCTGCTAAATCAATTCTTGGGAGGTGA